From the Mastacembelus armatus chromosome 14, fMasArm1.2, whole genome shotgun sequence genome, one window contains:
- the LOC113142558 gene encoding olfactory receptor 1-like, with protein MVPAATISNVTFVRPAEFYLSGFYNVLHEEYFYIFLCFVYIMTVVGNVLLLSVIFLVKTLHTPKYMIVFNLALTDLCGSTALIPKVLDTFLFDNRYIVYEACLSYMFFVLFFGSVQSWTLVTMAYDRFIAICFPLRYHSIVTKPAIAAMLLFAWIVLLSLISCMVGLLDRLSFCGSLVIQSFFCDHGPIYRLACPDKSLNYIFIFIFVITVFSFPLILICLTYICIAIALSRIASGEERLKALKTCTSHIILVALFFLPFLGTNIAGLASYLHPNARMMNSALTHTIPALLNPIIYSLKSEEVLNAIKKFWKNNRLSNIILSEKVTSL; from the coding sequence ATGGTCccagctgctaccatatctaatgtcacatttgttcgtccagcagaattttatctcagtggatTTTACAATGTCCTTCATGAagagtatttttatatcttcctgtgttttgtctacatcatgactgttgttgggaatgttcttCTTCTGtcagtgattttcctggtcaaaactcttcatactcctaaatacatgattgtgttcaacctggctttgacagatttgtgtgggagcactgctctcatcccaaaagtcttagacacatttttgtttgacaacagatacattgtctatgaggcttgtttaagttatatgttctttgttttattctttggaagtgtgcagtcatggacacttgtcactatggcatatgacagatttatagcaatttgcttccctttaaggtaccatagtattgtgactaaaccagctattgctgcaatgctgttaTTTGCATGGATTGTTTTATTGAGTCTAATATCATGCatggttgggctacttgatcgtctctccttctgtggatctttggtgatacaaagctttttctgtgatcatGGACCAATATATCGTCTGGCCTGTCCTGACAAGTcattaaattacatatttatatttatttttgtcataacagtcttctcttttcctctcatatTAATATGcttgacatatatttgcattgccatagcactgagcaggattgcatcaggAGAGGAAAGactcaaagcattgaaaacttgtacttctcacATAATTCTTGTGGCTCTTTTTTTCCTACCATTTCTGGGCACCAACATAGCTGGACTGGCCTCCTACCTTCATCCTAATGCCAGAATGATGAACTCTGCTTTAACACACACCATACCTGCTTTACTaaatcctattatatactctttaaagtcagaagaagtgctgaacgCTATCAAGAAATTTTGGAAAAACAATAGGCTGAGTAACATAATCTTGTCTGAGAAGGTGACGTCTTTATGA
- the LOC113142559 gene encoding olfactory receptor 7G3-like, which produces LIFLCFVYIMTVVGNVLLLSTLVIMAYDRFIAICFPLRYHSIIISITLAHIVPPLLNPILYSLKTEEVLNSIK; this is translated from the exons ttaatcttcctgtgttttgtctatattatgactgttgttgggaatgttctccttctctca acacttgtcattatggcatatgacagatttatagcaatttgcttccctttaaggtaccatagtatt ATCATAAGCATAACTTTAGCACACATTGTACCACCTTTActcaatcctattttatactctttaaagacagaagaagtgctgaactctatcaaa